TCATATTTATCCTTTGTATTTAAATATATTATGCAACTAGGTTGCAAATTTTTTTGACATTCTAAACTTTTTATTCTTTAATGCAACTTAGTAGCACTTAATTAAATTTTAGTTAGAATAAATTTATGATAAAAGAAAATTTTTCAAATATAAAACTTACAAGTGCCAGAAAATCTATCTTGGATATACTTATAAACTCAAGTAAACCATTAAGTTATGAAGATATAAAAGATAAAATATCTATGGATAAAGCAACTTTTTACAGAAATATCACGATTTTTGAAGAAGAAAATCTTATAAACTCTTTTGAGTCAAATGATAAAAAAAGATATTTTGAAATAAAAGATATTGAGCATTCACACTTTATTTGTAACAACTGTTCAAATATTGAGTGTATTTTTGAAAAACCAAACTTTCTTTTACAAGATTATAAAATTGAAAATATTATCCTAAAAGGAAAATGTAAGGAGTGCAATAAAAATGGCTAAAATACTTTCCGCTAGCTACTTAAGAAAAATTGTAAATATAAAGAATCAATACAAATTTATAAGAAGCTTTATATCAACTGCAACTTTAAGTGGAATTCAGCTCTTTTTGGTGACAGTTTTGGCTGTTTATATAGCAAACTCTATGTTTGCTCCACAATATTTTGAACTTTTAAAAACACATTTTAGCTTCTCTTTTGGAACACACACTTTTTCTATGAGCCTTCAGCACTGGATAAATGATGTTTTAATGGCACTATTTTTCTTAGTTGTTGGTCTTGAAATAAAAAGAGATATGCTAGTAGGTGAGCTTTCAAGTCCAAAAAAAGCATCATTTCCTATAATTGCAGCACTTGGAGGGATGATTATTCCAGCAATATTGTATCTAAGTGTAAATCAATCTCATCCAACAGGATTTGGAATTCCTATGGCTACAGATATTGCTTTTGCCTTAGGAATTTTAATGCTTTTAGGAAAAAGAGTTAGTCTATCTTTAAAAGTATTTTTAGTAACTTTAGCTGTTGTAGATGATTTAGGAGCAATAGTTGTAGTTGCAATATTTTATACAAGTGAACTTCATTATGACTTTTTACTTTATTCAGTTTTAACATATTTTATTCTTATGATTTTTAACTATTTTAATCTAGTACGTGTTATGCCTTACCTATTTATTGGTATTTTTCTATGGATTTTTATACATAGTTCTGGTATTCACTCTACAATAGCTGGAATTCTTCTAGCTTTTGTAATTCCTTTAAAAGCAAAAAATACAACAGTTGAAGAGATTGAAGAGCATAACTCAAAAAGTCCACTTTTGAGAGTTGAACATGCACTTCATAACTTTAGTGCATTTATTATAATGCCTGTTTTTGCATTTGCAAATGCAGGTGTTGAACTAGATTTTGCAAGTGTTATAGAGAATAAAACAATTGTTCTTGGAGTATTTTTAGGTTTACTTATTGGTAAGCCTATTGGAATTTTAGCTTCAACTTATCTTGCAACAAAATTTAAAATTAGTGAAAAACCAGCAAATGTAACTTGGAGTGAAATTTTAGCAGTTGGATTCTTAGCAGGAATTGGATTTACTATGTCAATTTTTATCTCTGTTTTAGCTTTTGATGATCCACATATTGTAAGTGCGGTAAAAATTGGTATTTTTGCTAGTTCAATTAGTGCTGCAGTTATTGGAGTTATTTTTCTTCTAATTGTGGGGAAAAAAGAGACACAAAAAGAGTTTCTAGAAGGTCTAAATGATAAATAGTGAAACTATCATAAGAATTTCTAGTTATTTCACAATTATTGCACATACTCCTGGAAGATTAAGAGTTAGAGTAAATCCAAAAATAGTCAATGAAGCAGAGAATATATCTTTAGATGATATTACAAATCTTCCAAAAAAAATATCTGGTATTGAAGATATTAAAATAAATAAAATTATAGCTTCTGTTACAATTATATATAATCCTACTATTTTTAAGCCAAAACTATGGGAAGATTTGATAAAAAATGAAAATATAGATGAAATAACACAAATTATAAATAATCTATCAAAGGAGGCTATATAATGCCCATAGATTACAATATTTTAATTAAAAAAAGAGTTGATTTAAATTCAAATATAAATATTGATGAGCAGATTTTACAAATCGCTATTTATGATGAGTTTAAAGCTTACGAAACTTATAGCAAAATAATTGAAACTTTTGGAAATATAGATCCATTTATCAATATTAAAGAGTCTGAAGCAGTACACTATAGTATGCTTATAAAATTAGCAGAAAAATATAGTGTAGAAGTTCCAATAAATGACTGGAAAGATAAAATAGAAATCCCAAACAACTTAATAGAGTGTTATGAATTGGGAGTTGCAGCAGAGATTGAAAATATTGCTATGTACAATAATCTTTTAATAAATTCAACAAAAAGTGATATTACAGATGCACTTTTTAGACTTCAAGCTGCCTCTTTTAACAATCATTTACCAGCTTTTAGATCTTGTGTAATAAATTACTACAATAGCTTTCACTCTTCTTCAAATAGTAGCGAAGATATTATGCAAAAAATGCAAGAGTACCAAGAGATTGTAAATAATCTTATGAATGGAAATATAGATGAAAATACAATTTCAAATCTTAGTTCAAAACTATTTTCAAATATAAGTTTTCAATTTTTAGGTGGCGCTGTTAGTGGAGCTGCAATTGTAGCACTTTTAAATCAATTTTTAGAAAATCAAAATTCAAACAAGGAGTAAAAAATGGCATTACCATTTATAGCTGGTTTAGCTCTTGGAGCTTTAGGAGTTGTTGCTTATAAAAATAGAGATATCATTAAAAAAAAGGGTGAAAATATTTTTAAAGATGCAAAAGAAAAAGGTGAAATTTTAAAAAAAGATATTGAAACAAAAATTTCACAAACAAAAAAGAAGTTTGAAAAAGAAGATACAAAAAAAATAGTTGAAAAACCAAAAGCTACAAAAAAAACATATTCAAGAAAGCCAAAAACTACTGAAAATAAAGAGGCAAATTTATGAAAAATATAAATACAGGAACACCTAGAAATGTTTTAGGTCATGTAATAAGTGGTGCAATAGCAAGTGCTGTTATTAGTGGTGCAATAAATTACAAGAAATATCAAAACGGTCAAATAAAAAAGTGTGAAGCAATAAAAGATACTACAAAAAAAGCAACTCAAGGTGCTATTGTTACAGGAAGTGCTATTGCTACAACGAACTATATTGGTGAAGGAAACTATCTTAGAGCTTTAACATCAGCTTCTATTGGAATGGCTGGAATTTATGCATTAGAAATAATTGAAGAAAAACTAGAGCAAAAATACTTAATAAACCAAAATCTAGAATTAGAGGAAAACTAAAATGGCTAATAACAATCAAAATTTTAATCAATATAACACAGATATAAATAGTACAAGAAATAGCAATCAAAATGGGCTAAATATAAACCAAAATCCATACATCAATAGTGGTGTAAATCAAAATTTTATAGGACAAAATCCGAATAATCAAATACAAAACCAATCAAGCTCTTTTTTAAATGGGGATTTTATAAAAGGTGCATTAATTGGAGCAGTAGCAACTTATATTTTAACAAATAAAAATGCTCAAGAGAGTATTTTTGAAACAATAAACAAAGTAAAAAATCTTGCAACTGCTGGCTTTGAAGAGCTAAAAGAGAGAATTGAAGATGCAAAAGCAGCTTCAAAAGTAAATGAACAAGAGTTTTAAAAATAATGAATAAAAAATTTATAAAAGTTCATCAAATAGGACTTAGAGCTAGATATAAGCTTGAAATACTAAAAGATAATTTTATAGATGAAGATATTTTAAAAGGTTATTTTAATAATTTTAGTGAAATACAAAGTATAAGAGTAAATAAAAAAGCATATTCAATAATATTTGAACTCAAAAAAGATATCTTTCAAGATATAGAAAAGAGATTAAAAACCATTACTTTAGAAAATCTCTTAAAATCTGCATCAAAAAGTGAAGCTAGTGTTTGTGTATCTTGTACATCAAACAAAGAGCCATCTATAAAAGGAACTCTACTTGCAACTACTGCTTTGGTTGCCGAAAGATTGGTTACAAATAATAGTTTAAAAGCTGCTATTACAAGCGTTGCTTCAGTTCCTCTTCTAATTGATGGTACAAAAGAGCTTTTTAATGATGGTTTAACTTCTCATGTACTTGAAGCAGCAGCTGTAGCTATTTCTATTTATAGAAAAGATTATCTTGCAGCAAACTCAACAAATGCTATGTTAGAGCTTGGTGAATATATAGAAGAAACTACTGTTCATAAAAGTGATGATTTACTAAAAGAGCTAGCTCGCCCAAATATTGAAGAAGCTTGGGTTGAAAGAAAAGTAGATGGAAAAGTAGTAGAAGTTTTAGTAAAAACAGCTGAACTAAAAGTAGGTGATATTGTAGTAGTTGGAGCAGGAAGTACTATTGCAATAGATGGTCATATAATAGATGGAGCAGGTACAATTAACCAAGTATCAATGACTGGAGAGGCAGAACCAATAGCAAAATATAGAGGAGATAGAGTAATATCTGGAACTATTGTCGAAGAAGGAAGATTTAGAATTTGGGCTGAGCAAGTTGGTGCAAATACGGCAACTCAAAGAATAAAACATTACATAGAAAACTCTTTAAATGAAAAGTCATCTGCTCAGCTAAAAGCAAATCGACTTGCAGACAAGCTAGTTCCTGTTACTTTAGGATTAGCAACCGCTGCTTATATTTTTACAAAAGATTTTCAAAGAGTTGCATCTGTACTTCAAGCTGATTACTCTTGTGCTTTAAAACTTGCAACTCCTGTTGCTTTTAAATCTACAATTTCAAAAGCTGGTCATAGTGGAATTATGATAAAAGGTGCAAAATCTATTGAAGCACTAAGTAGTGCTGATACCTTTGTTTTTGATAAGACAGGAACTCTTACAAGTGGTGAATTAGAAGTTATAAGTGTTGATTCCTATGATAAAAATTGGAGTGAAGAGAAGCTTTTAAATCTTACAGCTTCAACAGAAGAGCACTATTTTCATCCTGTAGCTGAAGCTGTTGTAAAGGCAGCAAAAGAGAGAGGTTTTGTACATATGCATCACGAAGAGGTTCAATTTATAGTAGCCCATGGTGTAAAAACAGAAATAAAAGGTAAAAATGTAGTAATAGGAAGCAGACATTTTTTAGAAGATGATGAAAAAATAGATTTTTCTTCATACAAAAAAGATATTGAAAACTCTTTAAAAAAGAGTGATACTTTACTATATGTTGGATATGATGGTAAACTTTTAGGAACTATTGGACTTAGTGATGAGTTACGAGAAAATACAAAAGAGAGTATAAAAAGATTAAAATCTCTTGGTGTAAAAAATATTGTAATGCTAACAGGAGATACAAAAACAAAAGCTTTAAAAATTGCTGATGAGTTAGGTATTAATGAGGTAAAAGCCGAACTTTTACCTCAAGATAAAGCAAATATTGTAAAAGAGTTGATGCAAGAGGGTAAAAAAGTTGCTTTCATTGGAGATGGTATAAATGATGCTCCTGCTCTTATATCTTCTCATGTTGGAATTTCAATGAGTCGTGGAGCTGATATAGCAAAAGCAACTGCTGATATTAGTCTATTAAAAGATGATATCGCTGCTGTTGTTGAAGCAAAAGAGTTTGCAAATAAAACCATGAATTTGATAAATACTAACTTCAATGCAACTGTTGGAATAAATAGTGCAATTCTTTTAGGTGCAACTTTTGGTCTATTCTCTCCTATTGTAACAGCTGTATTACACAATGGAACAACAA
Above is a genomic segment from Aliarcobacter cryaerophilus containing:
- a CDS encoding ferritin-like domain-containing protein — protein: MPIDYNILIKKRVDLNSNINIDEQILQIAIYDEFKAYETYSKIIETFGNIDPFINIKESEAVHYSMLIKLAEKYSVEVPINDWKDKIEIPNNLIECYELGVAAEIENIAMYNNLLINSTKSDITDALFRLQAASFNNHLPAFRSCVINYYNSFHSSSNSSEDIMQKMQEYQEIVNNLMNGNIDENTISNLSSKLFSNISFQFLGGAVSGAAIVALLNQFLENQNSNKE
- the nhaA gene encoding Na+/H+ antiporter NhaA produces the protein MKNQYKFIRSFISTATLSGIQLFLVTVLAVYIANSMFAPQYFELLKTHFSFSFGTHTFSMSLQHWINDVLMALFFLVVGLEIKRDMLVGELSSPKKASFPIIAALGGMIIPAILYLSVNQSHPTGFGIPMATDIAFALGILMLLGKRVSLSLKVFLVTLAVVDDLGAIVVVAIFYTSELHYDFLLYSVLTYFILMIFNYFNLVRVMPYLFIGIFLWIFIHSSGIHSTIAGILLAFVIPLKAKNTTVEEIEEHNSKSPLLRVEHALHNFSAFIIMPVFAFANAGVELDFASVIENKTIVLGVFLGLLIGKPIGILASTYLATKFKISEKPANVTWSEILAVGFLAGIGFTMSIFISVLAFDDPHIVSAVKIGIFASSISAAVIGVIFLLIVGKKETQKEFLEGLNDK
- a CDS encoding HMA2 domain-containing protein, whose amino-acid sequence is MINSETIIRISSYFTIIAHTPGRLRVRVNPKIVNEAENISLDDITNLPKKISGIEDIKINKIIASVTIIYNPTIFKPKLWEDLIKNENIDEITQIINNLSKEAI
- a CDS encoding heavy metal translocating P-type ATPase; translated protein: MNKKFIKVHQIGLRARYKLEILKDNFIDEDILKGYFNNFSEIQSIRVNKKAYSIIFELKKDIFQDIEKRLKTITLENLLKSASKSEASVCVSCTSNKEPSIKGTLLATTALVAERLVTNNSLKAAITSVASVPLLIDGTKELFNDGLTSHVLEAAAVAISIYRKDYLAANSTNAMLELGEYIEETTVHKSDDLLKELARPNIEEAWVERKVDGKVVEVLVKTAELKVGDIVVVGAGSTIAIDGHIIDGAGTINQVSMTGEAEPIAKYRGDRVISGTIVEEGRFRIWAEQVGANTATQRIKHYIENSLNEKSSAQLKANRLADKLVPVTLGLATAAYIFTKDFQRVASVLQADYSCALKLATPVAFKSTISKAGHSGIMIKGAKSIEALSSADTFVFDKTGTLTSGELEVISVDSYDKNWSEEKLLNLTASTEEHYFHPVAEAVVKAAKERGFVHMHHEEVQFIVAHGVKTEIKGKNVVIGSRHFLEDDEKIDFSSYKKDIENSLKKSDTLLYVGYDGKLLGTIGLSDELRENTKESIKRLKSLGVKNIVMLTGDTKTKALKIADELGINEVKAELLPQDKANIVKELMQEGKKVAFIGDGINDAPALISSHVGISMSRGADIAKATADISLLKDDIAAVVEAKEFANKTMNLINTNFNATVGINSAILLGATFGLFSPIVTAVLHNGTTIGLLLNSIKGVKLAKK
- a CDS encoding Fur family transcriptional regulator translates to MIKENFSNIKLTSARKSILDILINSSKPLSYEDIKDKISMDKATFYRNITIFEEENLINSFESNDKKRYFEIKDIEHSHFICNNCSNIECIFEKPNFLLQDYKIENIILKGKCKECNKNG